The genomic stretch CGTGGATTAGTTTATGGAGCTCCAGGAGAAAAAGCGAATAATGGCATCGCAATCGATAATTGTTTTTTAAGTACTCCTACAGCTAGTGCTGGGGTGCTGGCAGGGGGCACATCCTCGATCGGTCCTCCATTAGTTCTGCAAGACCGAGGGCTCGTCACGGATTAAACATAAAGTACCGTACAGAGTACTGCTGTTTTCAAGCGCGGTTTTTCCTGATGATTTGTCCTGCTTCATCGACGATGCCTTCTTCCTGTTGACGTTCTCACAAGGCTGGTACTAGTAGCATCTACCTGCATCAATCATAAAAGGTCAGAGTCATTAACACAAGGTTTTAGTTGGCAGATCGCAGTGTACTACCACCATCCACAGGCACTCTACCAAATACTCCCTACTTGCTCTTACTTcatccgatccaaattaattgagtcAACTTTATTTAGATACAGATATTCTACCTCTATTTCAAAGTTTAAGGTTTATATTATTTTCAGAAAGTGAAACTATGTCAATTTTGACTTACCttttaccaaaaattattaacatgcaaaatacaaattaatatcattaaatggttaatgaaatatattttcgtacggtatctataaaatattatatttattgatagattgttctaaaattttggtcaactttacttggtttgacttaaaAAAAGCATTAAGCTTTGGATGGATGTATtacagatgtatctagatgcgtttgttgactaaattaactatgtctagataaagttgaggcaATTAATATGAATAGGAGAGAGTACCAAAATGTAGTACACATTTTTTTTAAAGTTACACGATTTAAAGTTAGATCAAATACACGAAAAGATATATCAACACCTGAACGCATGCCAATATCAGCACAATCatcgtgaaatatattttcatattacatAATTCTAGTCAGAAATCAGTGTTTCatgagttcgaacaattttaagaTTTTTTGAAAAACCATCTAGACCATGATATCGATATCAATTCATCAGCAAGGGGGCGCACCCTTGCTCGGTCCTCCATTAAATTTGGAAGACCCTTGGCTAGTCAGTGATCGAAATACGGTGCTGCGTAATAAGGGTGGGTGTGACTAGTCGAATTCTACCGAGAATTCGGTTAATTCTGAGTCAGGTGATGTCATGTGCAAATATCCAAAACTCAGTTGCATAACTAAATAAACTGCAAGTCATGGCTAGCACCAATCAGAATGTAACCCTATGGTTCAAAAGTCGAGTGGAAACTAAGCCAATTTTCAGTCGATTGAGGATTAGCTTAGTTCTTACTATCTGATTACACCGTGATTTGTGCTAGCATGGGTTGCAACTAATTAATATATGTTTCTAGTTGTAAACAGGGTGTAATTGAGAAAAAAATACTAGATCATTGAATTGCCTTGGGATTCATGCTAGTGATGAGTTGCAACCCATGCGCTAGACCTTAGGACTGCTTCGTGATTTGTACTACTAGCGCGTTGTAATTAAGATTAATGACAAGAATTAGCTTAATTTCTCAATCaactgagaattagcaaaaccggCGGAACAATGGTATCGGCCACCACAGCGGGTCAAATTTTTGTGCTGCCCAAACTCTAAGCGTACTACACGATTGTGCTATAGGGCTATAGTTTGGTTTTCATGATGATGTGTTTCTCTACTGCTTCGTcggtgatatatatatatatggccgGAGCTAACTGGAATTTTGTTTAGTGGGTGTCTTGGGTATGCAACAGTAATTTGTGGGTCCGTTATGTAAATCATGTACGGAGTGATATGATGTTTGTCTTGCAAAATTACTCATAGGAGTAACTTATAAATACTTAATAAATTTTGGACATATTAATGTTAAGTAAAGGACACCACATTTTCAAGCATGACTCACGACGCTCCCTATATATTCACTCGCCACGCCTCGACGGTCGCAGCAGCATCAGGGCAGCTACCCATACAACGTCTACCGGTCTACGTCATCTCAGTACTCCTCCTCTGTCCTCTCCTGCTTCCTTCTCGTTGATCCTTGATCGATCATAGAGCGACATTGTGATCGCAAATCGAGCTATCAGACCAACCTACAGGTTGCAGCATTGCCATGGACTCTAGTAACGCCACGTTGACGGCAGCTAAGGCGGCGCCAACGCCCCAGCTCGTAGCGGCGTCAAAGCGGCCGGTACCTGGGAAGGTGGAGCAGCCGCCAGCGGCTGCGGCCGATCCGGCGTCGGCGTCGGTAACGACGAGCACCGATATTGCAgagagcggcggcgaggaggaggagcaggtggAGAAGTTCTACGCTCTGCTGGCCAACATCCGAGCCATGAGAGCCATGTACGCGAGAGACGCCGGCGCGTGCACGGACGACACTGCCAGCGCCAGCGAGGTCCGTGGCGGGGTGAGGAAGCGGGCGCGGTGGGCGGAGCAGCGGTGGTGGCCGTCGTTCAGGATGGAAGACTTCGAGGAGGCACCAGACGGCAGCGTGTCCAAGAAGGGCAGGAGGGACGACGTGGGCGTCGCTAGTAGCCGGTGGCCGGGGAAGGAGACGAcggaggaagcggtggaggacgGGAGTGACGAAGCGGGAAGGAGAGGACGTCGGGTCGTCAAGCCGTCGTCGTCACGGAGGAAAGTTTGACTTTGTTTTTCTTGATGCTAGCTGCAGCATGTGCATGCATGAAGCACGTGCGCACTCTGTATTTTCCGATGGCTTTCTTTACCTTTCGATGGAAGATGCGTTTGTGTGGTTCATGAATTTCTCATGGAGAATAATTTTTCCATAACGGATGGAAGACGACAGATCAAAATGATCGAGGGAGCTGCATACCTCCTGTATGTGGAAGGGCACATTTTAAAGATGTTTTCAAGTTTTGTATACCTTTGTTACAAACAGGGGCGTATCCAGGCATCCAGCAGGGTGGAAGGGTGGGGCGGGCATAACGTCCCCGGCGAATGGAGTAGCCGCGCCCCGCGCCGTCATGCATCACGATGACCGAAGTTTGGCGAGGCATCTGATCTTTTTTGAGAGGCGCGGCTGCTGGCTATGCCCTAACATCAACTTACGACGGTGATCGGAACCAAAATCTCGGTAAGGTAGGGTTACGCCTGTACTGGTCCATCTGTGGCCTCGAGGCCATAGTTTTATTTAGCGAAGCCTCTAGGTCGAAGGCAGTTCTTTATACTGAATAATGATCGTAATGGGATGGTGTTGGCTAATTGGGCTTGGCCTCGCGTGGGTACAGGAAGTTACACATCTATTCCCCACTTATTTCTTTGCCTAATGGCCGGAAATTAATCACAATTAGTTGTTACATACCATACTTAGAGCTGAGATTTGTTGAGAGGGGGAGCAGCATCGggcactgttgtgggtatacttcataggtgtaccatcgacagtgcctagatccggcaagcccgggtgacccacagacggtgatgaggcatgtggcccatcgggcggcccagttgctgttgatcatgaaggaagaagtccagcccaggatcagcaggccggatccgtaccgacatagaagtaacccggatccatggaggcccatgaggaacccggatccagtacgacgtatgtggaaggcggatccgtgacgtgcacggcaagatattgtaccgtagttaggctgtctgtaatccggctaggactctccgtgtaaaccctagatccgtgcgcctttataagccggatcccgggagccctagaggcacaaccacaactcattgtaacaacgcgaaagcgcccggataattccggacaagcggcggtaggcccctgtcatcgtgcgaggtgttccgaagccgggtaactcgcgtaccaccgtcccgtgtgcactccgccctatggcccctacttcttctccccctcgtgaggatccctcctccgaggtaccgtcgattaggcaacgacggttggcgcccaccgtgggcctgcggcgtctggaggccggaaccgggagggttccgccatgggaagctacgacgacaccatcgctgtggggcgtgtcctttacgccggaaatctgccgatcgtccctccggatgagtgttggattccagctaaaaccgaccccgtcaagctctccatcgtcccagttggcggcatacacatcttcatcggggaaaccgtcgattccgacggaaacccactggtaagtagcgccgacgcgaccgccgctgagcaggacgcagtcgcgaagatccgatctgagacgctggaacttcctagcgaagattccgccttagatctggaaatttcaaaacccacccaatgcgcccctgagcaggaaacaaaggtggaagaccaatgcagatccgcctgggtttcccaggtgttagagaagcaaaggtgtcacttcgtacacttcttggcccataccgccggaaccgcccctcatgaagtcggagctCGGTCCcgcgcaggtcgaggccccggaaaacaacgcggaTCCGGATCGGGCTCAGCTGTCGGAGAAGGCGAAGCTCCGGTCGAAGAATCGATCTTGGGcaatctaagcccaatttccggagacaccccgtccatggaatctgatgacttcgtgcgcaagttggaggagtatggtctcggcgatcagcctgaggtcaactccgcccagccgaagcaggttctcgcaacggtagcagcgttgggacaaaccggatctggagaccaagttagccaatctgagccatcccaacaaggatctccaatgtctcgggtgcgactCCAAAGGGATTCCCCTTCGGAGGAAATCCTGTCAGCAgaagaggtggccgcgcgagcagttcttaacacacctataactccgggccACGCCGCGGATCCGGGAGGCTCTAGAAACCGccggaaaggagatgctggccacagccaagaggcTCGCCGACGCCGAAGCTGCATTAAAGATAGGAAGGGCAGATCATGCGGCACTGGCTGGAAAACTTCGACGAGACAGGACCGCGAGATTACTaacacactcgagcacgtcaagagcatgagggctgagtgggaagtaaagatgacctacgcgcaggcggaggctgatcgtattgtcggagaagcaattccgcctcgcgggatagccttcaacacgcccgcagttcaccggccgctggaaactccaaaggacaacatgctgaaAGCGAGCGGAATTGCTGAAGAAAAAGGACGAAGAAGTCgatatcaaccatctccgcacacttgtcgcttcagcaatgcagcggCGAGCAAGGCGAGATGCctagcgcaggttggaatccaatccggataactgcGTATCTACCGCGCGAGAAGGACGCcgcgccgatcggcatcccgatgatgaatcacacaccggatcttcggagcgcgagaagaagggccagggaacacccaaatccgatccccgtcccatctcagacgcctccgtcggatccaagaaagggaaaggatgcgatgtactccggacgagacagataccgcaacccctctcctccgcccaacggttatccgcgaccccctcgccgccgtagtccagctggaaacaccaggcccatagggcacggtgcgattgttatccgcgacaacgtgctgccaagaaacagaaacagggagcgttcgccggaacctcgccggaaccagaacaatgttcCTGAGCCCGAGCCCAGAAGAAGTCGGAATGAAGACCGCGGTCCAGACCCTCGCCGGAATCGCGATCcagaacctcgtcggagccgcgacccagagcctcgtcggagccgtgacccggagcctcgccggaataaccagggcagccagcgccaaggcgaaggcagccacagaagccggagtcagcaccagGAAGGACGTGGAgattcggatggcggaagcaagaagtcggaccgcccacctcgcgggtctcctcaccaccacctagcggtggcggcggaggtggaggcggaggcaatggccggagatctcgctcgcgctcaaagtctccccgccacggctcgcgcgacgcacgggaccgccttaac from Lolium rigidum isolate FL_2022 chromosome 4, APGP_CSIRO_Lrig_0.1, whole genome shotgun sequence encodes the following:
- the LOC124648771 gene encoding NRR repressor homolog 1-like, giving the protein MDSSNATLTAAKAAPTPQLVAASKRPVPGKVEQPPAAAADPASASVTTSTDIAESGGEEEEQVEKFYALLANIRAMRAMYARDAGACTDDTASASEVRGGVRKRARWAEQRWWPSFRMEDFEEAPDGSVSKKGRRDDVGVASSRWPGKETTEEAVEDGSDEAGRRGRRVVKPSSSRRKV